Proteins from a single region of Allocatelliglobosispora scoriae:
- a CDS encoding fascin domain-containing protein, which translates to MRSRLHPYLAALALALAAVPVAAAPAQADLPYGCRSAAIRSVDKNTYVKTDLAAQGDLNGRLRAGSTTIGSAEIFEVCRVPATPTSGIYWTIRSTENHRYVSAEFGYTGNLLGLMRARATAVGPWEQFDLPGWTGWLNIRTIAFNRIAVLETAPAEIAGNLTARSAFRSPPRTWELVFDNLCRDTGCEFHDPYDDGCATNPVEVDSATALDGSGTAVKIYASTVCPGYSWAEGVGASPDVYYLLTFNEATTPTAPRTSWDEMLCCTAPGVSGPNTGLADDSHWVWACIRPYESPVPDACTARH; encoded by the coding sequence GTGCGCAGCAGACTCCACCCCTATCTGGCCGCGTTGGCATTGGCCCTGGCCGCAGTGCCCGTCGCTGCCGCACCGGCTCAGGCCGATCTGCCTTACGGCTGCCGGTCGGCGGCGATCAGGTCCGTGGACAAGAACACCTACGTCAAGACCGACCTGGCCGCCCAGGGCGATCTCAACGGGCGGCTGCGCGCCGGGTCCACCACCATCGGCAGCGCCGAGATCTTCGAGGTCTGCCGGGTTCCGGCCACCCCCACGTCCGGGATCTACTGGACCATCCGATCCACCGAAAACCACCGCTACGTGTCGGCCGAGTTCGGCTACACCGGTAATCTGCTGGGGCTGATGCGGGCCCGTGCCACCGCCGTGGGACCGTGGGAGCAGTTCGACCTCCCCGGCTGGACCGGCTGGCTCAACATCCGGACGATCGCCTTCAACAGGATCGCGGTGCTGGAGACGGCACCGGCGGAGATCGCCGGCAACCTGACCGCGCGCTCGGCCTTCCGCAGCCCTCCGCGTACCTGGGAGCTGGTCTTCGACAACCTGTGCCGCGACACCGGCTGCGAATTCCACGACCCCTACGACGACGGCTGCGCAACCAACCCGGTCGAGGTGGACTCCGCGACGGCGCTTGACGGAAGCGGTACGGCGGTGAAGATCTACGCCTCGACCGTCTGCCCGGGGTATTCGTGGGCCGAGGGCGTCGGCGCCTCGCCGGACGTCTACTACCTGCTCACCTTCAACGAGGCCACCACGCCGACCGCACCGCGCACCTCCTGGGACGAGATGCTCTGCTGCACGGCGCCGGGCGTGTCCGGGCCCAACACCGGGCTGGCCGACGACAGCCACTGGGTGTGGGCATGCATCAGGCCCTATGAGAGTCCCGTCCCCGACGCCTGCACCGCTCGGCACTGA
- a CDS encoding vWA domain-containing protein, translating into MTAGQLDRDKLFTARLYAARVRPYLATALFALHPVESRRVPTMAVDKHWRCYVSPAFVDRTPVEELAGVWVHEVSHLLRDHHGRGDRFALARGLTGPGERLRMNIAADCEINDDVYGDGLPRPEGAVLPGHLRLNPGELMEDYLCQFTLGPYTQGLSWLDCGSGADGLDREWDLGPDGAHGLSEQERDAVRFRVAQGLTGRGSTPKGWQRWAEEVFHPPQPWRELLGAAVRSAATGPGGEDYTYGRPPRRAASLPGVVLPSLRRRPPRVCVIIDTSGSVSDVELGSALLEVTAISRSVGGRRDLVSVLACDAAAGVAHPLCRAEGIPLIGGGGTDLRAGFARALRTTPRPDVIVVLTDGQTPWPSERPPCRTVVGLFPRDRVAEWDEDDPDQVPDTPPDWARVVTIG; encoded by the coding sequence GTGACGGCCGGCCAGCTCGACCGGGACAAGCTCTTCACCGCCCGCCTCTACGCCGCCCGGGTCCGCCCCTACCTCGCGACGGCGCTGTTCGCCCTGCACCCGGTGGAGTCCCGCCGGGTGCCGACGATGGCGGTGGACAAGCACTGGCGGTGCTACGTCTCACCGGCCTTCGTCGACCGGACCCCGGTGGAGGAGCTCGCCGGGGTCTGGGTGCACGAGGTCTCCCACCTGCTGCGCGACCACCACGGCCGGGGCGACCGGTTCGCGCTGGCCCGCGGGCTGACCGGGCCGGGGGAGCGGCTGCGGATGAACATCGCCGCCGACTGCGAGATCAACGACGACGTCTACGGCGACGGTCTGCCCCGGCCGGAGGGAGCCGTGCTGCCGGGGCACCTCCGGCTGAACCCGGGCGAGCTGATGGAGGACTACCTGTGCCAGTTCACCCTCGGCCCGTACACCCAGGGATTGTCCTGGTTGGACTGCGGCAGCGGCGCCGACGGCCTGGACCGGGAGTGGGACCTGGGCCCGGACGGCGCGCACGGGCTCAGCGAGCAGGAGCGCGACGCGGTCCGGTTCCGGGTGGCGCAGGGCCTCACCGGGCGGGGGAGTACGCCGAAGGGCTGGCAGCGGTGGGCCGAGGAGGTCTTCCACCCGCCGCAGCCGTGGCGGGAGCTGCTCGGCGCCGCGGTCCGCTCGGCGGCGACCGGACCCGGCGGCGAGGACTACACCTATGGCCGGCCGCCGCGCCGGGCGGCGAGCCTGCCCGGTGTCGTCCTGCCGAGCCTGCGCCGCCGACCGCCCCGGGTCTGCGTCATCATCGACACGTCCGGGTCGGTGAGCGACGTGGAGCTGGGCAGCGCGCTGCTGGAGGTCACCGCGATCTCCCGCAGCGTCGGCGGGCGGCGCGACCTCGTCAGCGTGCTCGCGTGCGACGCCGCCGCCGGGGTGGCGCACCCGCTGTGCCGGGCCGAGGGGATCCCGCTGATCGGCGGCGGCGGCACGGATCTGCGGGCGGGCTTCGCCAGGGCGCTGCGGACCACTCCGCGCCCCGACGTGATCGTGGTCCTCACCGACGGGCAGACGCCCTGGCCGAGCGAGCGGCCGCCGTGCCGCACGGTGGTCGGCCTCTTCCCCCGGGACCGGGTCGCCGAGTGGGACGAGGACGATCCCGACCAGGTGCCGGACACGCCGCCCGACTGGGCGCGGGTCGTCACCATCGGATGA
- a CDS encoding AAA family ATPase, translating to MTSSALPEARRLDTAAALLDLLADTATEPRTDLQLEALTLAVAADLPVLLWGEPGIGKTAALTQLAAALDLPLTTVIASVHEPSDFSGLPVIGDDPAVQGVPMAPPDWAVRLVRAGRGLLFLDELSTAPPAVQAALLRVVLERRIGALHLPPGVRIVAAANPRSSAADGWELSAPLANRFVHLQWTYDHDVVLRGLGGTWPRASLPHLDPARLREAVAFARRAVCGLLATRPALVHRLPNNETRRGGAWPSPRSWEMTLRLIAFATAAGTSREVLSMLVRGTVGDGPGLELLASLDRLDLPDPEALLADPSSAVLPERGDLRQAVLDGVVDAVRQRPDQARWDAAWALLVTALETGAPDLVVVPAATLAGLRRDDWAVPAAIERLAGAVSLSRGADHAGVRAEAVVGAAR from the coding sequence ATGACCAGCTCTGCCCTGCCCGAAGCGCGGCGGCTCGACACCGCGGCCGCCCTGCTCGACCTGCTCGCCGACACCGCCACCGAGCCGCGTACCGACCTGCAGCTCGAAGCCCTGACCCTCGCCGTCGCCGCCGACCTGCCGGTGCTGCTGTGGGGCGAGCCGGGCATCGGCAAGACCGCGGCCCTCACCCAGCTCGCCGCGGCCCTCGACCTGCCGCTCACCACGGTCATCGCCAGCGTGCACGAACCGTCCGACTTCTCCGGTCTGCCGGTGATCGGCGACGATCCTGCCGTGCAGGGCGTCCCGATGGCCCCGCCGGACTGGGCGGTCCGGCTGGTCCGGGCCGGTCGGGGCCTGCTGTTCCTGGACGAGCTCTCCACCGCGCCCCCGGCCGTGCAGGCGGCCCTGCTGCGCGTCGTGCTCGAACGCCGGATCGGCGCCCTGCACCTGCCGCCCGGCGTCCGCATCGTCGCCGCCGCCAACCCCCGCTCGTCGGCGGCCGACGGCTGGGAGCTCAGCGCGCCGCTCGCCAACCGGTTCGTCCATCTGCAGTGGACATACGACCACGATGTCGTGCTGCGCGGGCTCGGCGGGACCTGGCCCCGGGCATCGCTGCCGCACCTCGACCCGGCCCGGTTGCGCGAGGCCGTGGCGTTCGCCCGCCGGGCGGTCTGCGGGCTGCTCGCGACCAGGCCCGCCCTCGTACACCGGCTGCCGAACAACGAGACCCGCCGGGGCGGTGCGTGGCCGTCGCCGCGCAGCTGGGAGATGACGCTGCGGCTGATCGCCTTCGCCACCGCGGCCGGCACTTCCCGGGAGGTGCTGTCGATGCTGGTCCGGGGCACCGTCGGCGACGGTCCGGGGCTGGAGCTGCTGGCGAGCCTGGACCGCCTCGACCTGCCCGATCCCGAGGCGCTGCTCGCCGATCCGTCATCGGCGGTCCTGCCCGAGCGGGGCGACCTGCGCCAGGCCGTGCTCGACGGCGTGGTCGACGCGGTCCGCCAGCGACCGGACCAGGCCCGCTGGGATGCCGCGTGGGCGCTGCTGGTGACGGCTCTGGAGACCGGCGCACCGGACCTGGTGGTCGTCCCGGCGGCGACCCTCGCCGGGCTGCGCCGCGACGACTGGGCGGTCCCGGCCGCGATCGAGCGCCTGGCGGGTGCGGTGTCGCTGTCGCGAGGAGCAGACCACGCGGGGGTACGGGCCGAGGCCGTCGTGGGTGCGGCCCGGTGA
- a CDS encoding TlpA family protein disulfide reductase — protein MAYLWIAFAVVTTISLLNLLLVFGVVRRLREHTALLAKMPTGPTAGDLILPAGAQIGSFSAVTTAGDAVSTTSFRDGTLVGFFSPGCAPCRERLPEFVAYAAELGGADRVFAVVVSDVASEATETIDQLAGVARVVLEKDEGPVAAAFGVKGFPAVGLVNADGTVVASGSMLSGLPRPAAV, from the coding sequence ATGGCTTACCTATGGATCGCCTTCGCTGTCGTCACCACCATCAGCCTGCTCAATCTCCTCCTGGTGTTCGGCGTCGTCCGCCGCCTGCGCGAGCACACCGCGCTGCTCGCCAAGATGCCCACCGGGCCCACGGCCGGCGACCTGATCCTGCCCGCAGGCGCCCAGATCGGCTCCTTCTCGGCCGTCACCACCGCCGGGGACGCGGTCTCCACCACGTCGTTCCGCGACGGCACCCTGGTCGGCTTCTTCTCGCCCGGCTGCGCGCCCTGCCGCGAGCGCCTGCCCGAGTTCGTCGCCTACGCCGCGGAGCTCGGCGGCGCGGACCGGGTCTTCGCCGTCGTCGTCTCCGATGTGGCCTCGGAGGCCACCGAGACCATCGACCAGCTCGCCGGTGTGGCGCGGGTGGTGCTGGAGAAGGACGAGGGACCGGTGGCCGCGGCCTTCGGGGTGAAGGGGTTCCCCGCGGTCGGCCTCGTCAACGCGGACGGGACCGTCGTCGCCAGCGGCTCCATGCTCTCCGGCCTGCCCCGGCCCGCCGCGGTATGA
- a CDS encoding AfsR/SARP family transcriptional regulator, translated as MGWEFRVLGPLELRRDGVAVAAGSVKQRMLLTSLLLDANRVVSLDRLIATLWERDPPTSAIANIRTYASQLRLTLTDGSGDSRLTGRPPGYLLTAADDELDLAHFTQRAAAGRAAMSRGELRRAVGAFREALAQWRGAAGEDTSRSGLLAARLAGLDQQRLNVVEELIAARQQLGENAQLIPELRQLTYEHPLRERLWQQLILSLYRTGDVAGALDAFGQARLALVRDLGVDPGAELSALYQAVLSRDPALLPESKTADGTEIRPRELPTDVARLVGRDREIALAVDALTGLPAIAFYGPGGVGKSALAVHVAHQVAPSFPDGQIYVDLADGPGALPQEPVDVLRRIIRTLGVPADQMPQTEAEAAARYRSFILERQMIVVLDNAASAEQVRPLLVGGGGSVVMITSRRMLATIDRAVHIELNRLTGPAAAQLLATVCGAERIAAEPEETTRLTTLCDRLPLAVRIAGARLAARPLWSVGELVRQLSDEQTRLDTLAFGDLAIRSSIERSFRAVGSDAAALLGLLGTVRIEEFTLAAVAALGDLSHAQAAPAFDQLVEQRLVEQTGPGRYRIGELVRLFAADLAVPGRPEALHRLLCFYLCTARRAWELVHPAFRPARDDGFFETVPRLELADASAATAWLDQERANLLTTARQVADEPAAVARFVPLLLAALHQHLTAGGRWDDLDELAQLSRTVAVRDAAWHAEAEAMVSLAAVCRARGAFGQAISYLERAADLRRRFGDEQGVAACLFALGQTLVHSGDLGAGLARLQQSAALYDRHGLLPAAGQALHESGEVLRRLSRYPEAEAAFDQALAVRRAERDLIGEAITLVALGSTDCLRGSDLRAVGRLTEALARCRATSAHDHSWQALLWRAAAHQRSGQGSEVEADLRSALDLSRWCGDPNRERFAAALLERLGRGEERDLKDRVASELLR; from the coding sequence ATGGGTTGGGAGTTCCGTGTGCTCGGCCCGCTGGAGCTCCGGCGGGACGGGGTCGCCGTCGCCGCGGGCTCCGTCAAGCAGCGGATGCTGCTGACCTCGCTGCTGCTCGACGCCAACCGCGTCGTCTCCCTCGACCGTCTCATCGCCACCCTGTGGGAGCGTGACCCGCCCACGTCGGCCATCGCGAACATCCGCACCTACGCCTCGCAGCTGCGCCTGACGCTGACCGACGGCAGCGGGGACAGCCGGTTGACCGGCCGGCCGCCCGGCTACCTGCTCACGGCCGCCGACGACGAGCTCGACCTCGCCCACTTCACCCAGCGTGCCGCCGCGGGCCGAGCCGCGATGAGCCGAGGTGAGCTGCGGCGGGCCGTGGGTGCCTTTCGGGAGGCGCTGGCGCAGTGGCGGGGCGCGGCGGGCGAGGACACGAGCCGGTCCGGCCTGCTCGCGGCGCGGCTCGCCGGGCTGGACCAGCAGCGGCTCAACGTCGTGGAGGAGCTGATCGCGGCCCGCCAACAGCTGGGAGAGAACGCCCAGCTCATCCCGGAGCTGCGGCAGCTGACCTATGAGCACCCGCTGCGCGAGCGGCTCTGGCAGCAGCTCATCCTGTCCCTCTACCGCACCGGCGACGTCGCGGGCGCCCTCGACGCCTTCGGACAGGCCCGGCTGGCGCTCGTCCGCGACCTCGGGGTCGACCCCGGCGCGGAGCTGTCCGCCCTCTACCAGGCGGTGCTCAGCCGGGACCCGGCGCTCCTGCCCGAGTCGAAGACCGCCGACGGCACGGAGATCCGCCCCCGGGAACTGCCCACGGATGTGGCGCGCCTGGTCGGGCGGGACAGGGAGATCGCGCTGGCGGTCGACGCCCTGACCGGGCTGCCCGCCATCGCCTTCTACGGCCCCGGCGGTGTCGGCAAATCCGCGCTCGCCGTCCACGTCGCGCATCAGGTGGCACCCTCCTTCCCCGACGGGCAGATCTACGTCGACCTCGCCGACGGCCCCGGTGCGCTGCCGCAGGAACCGGTGGACGTGCTGCGGCGGATCATCCGTACCCTCGGCGTACCGGCTGATCAGATGCCGCAGACCGAGGCGGAGGCGGCCGCCCGCTACCGCTCCTTCATCCTGGAACGTCAGATGATCGTGGTGCTGGACAACGCGGCCAGTGCGGAGCAGGTCCGCCCCCTGCTGGTCGGCGGCGGCGGCTCGGTGGTCATGATCACCAGTCGGCGGATGCTCGCCACGATCGACCGAGCCGTCCACATCGAGCTGAACCGCCTCACCGGGCCGGCCGCGGCGCAACTGCTGGCGACGGTGTGCGGCGCCGAGCGCATCGCGGCCGAGCCCGAGGAGACCACGCGGCTGACGACGCTCTGCGACCGGCTGCCGCTCGCGGTGCGCATCGCCGGTGCGCGGCTGGCCGCCAGGCCGCTGTGGAGCGTCGGCGAGCTGGTCCGGCAGCTCTCCGACGAGCAGACCCGGCTCGACACGCTCGCCTTCGGGGACCTGGCGATCCGCTCCAGCATCGAGCGGAGCTTCCGCGCCGTCGGCAGCGACGCCGCGGCCCTGCTCGGGCTGCTCGGCACGGTCCGCATCGAGGAGTTCACGCTGGCGGCGGTGGCCGCGCTGGGCGACCTGTCCCACGCGCAGGCGGCGCCCGCTTTCGACCAGCTGGTGGAGCAGCGCCTGGTGGAGCAGACCGGGCCGGGCCGCTACCGGATCGGCGAGCTGGTGCGGCTGTTCGCCGCGGACCTCGCCGTCCCCGGCCGTCCCGAAGCGCTGCACCGCCTGCTGTGCTTCTATCTCTGCACGGCCCGCCGCGCGTGGGAGCTGGTGCACCCCGCGTTCCGGCCGGCCCGCGACGACGGATTCTTCGAGACCGTCCCCCGCCTCGAACTCGCCGACGCGTCGGCGGCCACGGCCTGGCTGGACCAGGAACGCGCCAACCTGCTGACGACGGCCCGCCAGGTCGCCGACGAGCCCGCCGCGGTCGCGCGCTTCGTGCCGCTGCTGCTCGCCGCGCTGCACCAGCACCTCACCGCCGGTGGCCGCTGGGACGACCTGGATGAGCTGGCCCAGCTCTCGCGGACCGTGGCGGTCCGGGACGCGGCCTGGCACGCCGAGGCCGAGGCGATGGTGAGCCTCGCCGCCGTCTGCCGGGCCCGTGGCGCGTTCGGCCAGGCGATCTCCTACCTGGAGCGGGCGGCCGATCTGCGGCGCCGCTTCGGCGACGAGCAGGGCGTCGCCGCCTGTCTGTTCGCGCTGGGGCAGACGCTGGTGCACTCCGGCGACCTCGGGGCGGGGCTGGCGCGACTCCAGCAGAGCGCCGCCCTCTACGACCGGCACGGCCTGCTGCCGGCGGCTGGCCAAGCGCTGCACGAGTCCGGGGAGGTCCTGCGCCGATTGAGCCGCTATCCGGAGGCGGAGGCGGCGTTCGACCAGGCGCTGGCGGTCCGCCGGGCCGAACGCGACCTCATCGGCGAGGCGATCACCCTGGTGGCGCTGGGCAGCACCGACTGCCTGCGCGGCAGTGACCTGCGCGCCGTCGGCCGGCTGACCGAGGCGCTGGCCCGCTGCCGGGCCACCTCGGCGCACGACCACAGCTGGCAGGCGCTGCTCTGGCGGGCCGCCGCCCATCAGCGGTCGGGGCAGGGCAGCGAGGTGGAGGCCGATCTGCGGTCGGCGCTGGACCTGTCGCGGTGGTGCGGTGACCCGAACCGCGAACGTTTCGCCGCCGCCCTGCTGGAGCGGCTCGGCCGAGGAGAGGAGCGCGACCTCAAGGACCGGGTCGCGTCCGAGCTCCTGCGCTAA
- a CDS encoding ABC transporter ATP-binding protein gives MTAEFTSAAQPNRRDLLRVGVLAAVLARRGAAATTASYALSTLVAAAVPVTTAWLTKVLIDLITTGGALGAVTAVAVGLAVAGLAAAAFPQINQYLRTQLDQRVALLAQDELYLAVERFSGLAYFENPAFLDRLRLAQQGAAAPAQVVDGTFGVTRGVLTLLGFLGSLAVISPVMALAVLATAVPTLLLEIQLSRRRAAMIWDLGPTERREFFYRNLLGSVDAAKEIRLFGIGGFLRGRMLTELREVFGAKRRMDRRELIVQGGLAALSAVVAGVGLVWAARQARAGALTIGDVALFLVAVPSVLGAMQQLIVSVAHTHQQLTMFHHYAVVVGAAPDLPLRAEPVALPVLRRGIELRDVWFRYSDEHPWVLRGVSMFIPHGSTVGLVGLNGAGKSTLVKLVCRFYDPDRGSITWDGVDLRDVEITELRARIGAVFQDYMSYDLTAADNIGLGDIASIDDRPALVAAAQRAGVHPAVEALPRGYDTMLSRMFFGESDQGDPETGVRFSGGQWQRLALARAFLRDKRDLMILDEPSAGLDAQAEYEVHQRLREHRAGRTSLLISHRLGSLRDADLIVVLADGTVAEQGDHVTLMAGGGAYAELFQLQAAGYQLSEQAAGQAD, from the coding sequence ATGACCGCCGAGTTCACATCGGCCGCCCAGCCGAACCGGCGCGACCTGCTGCGGGTGGGCGTCCTCGCGGCTGTCCTCGCCCGTCGCGGCGCCGCCGCCACGACCGCCTCCTACGCACTGTCCACCCTGGTCGCGGCGGCGGTGCCGGTCACCACCGCCTGGCTGACCAAGGTGCTGATCGACCTGATCACGACGGGCGGAGCGCTGGGCGCGGTCACGGCGGTCGCGGTGGGCCTGGCGGTCGCCGGCCTCGCCGCCGCGGCGTTCCCCCAGATCAACCAGTATTTGCGGACGCAGCTGGACCAGCGGGTCGCCCTGTTGGCACAGGATGAGCTGTATCTCGCGGTGGAGCGGTTCAGCGGCCTCGCCTACTTCGAGAACCCCGCCTTCCTGGACCGGCTCCGGCTGGCCCAGCAGGGAGCTGCCGCACCGGCGCAGGTGGTCGACGGCACGTTCGGGGTGACCCGCGGCGTTCTGACGCTGCTGGGCTTCCTCGGTTCGCTCGCGGTGATCAGCCCGGTCATGGCGCTCGCGGTCCTCGCGACGGCGGTGCCGACGCTGCTGCTGGAGATCCAGCTCTCCCGGCGGCGTGCGGCGATGATCTGGGACCTCGGCCCGACCGAGCGGCGGGAGTTCTTCTACCGCAACCTTCTCGGCAGTGTCGACGCCGCCAAGGAGATCCGGCTGTTCGGCATCGGCGGCTTCCTGCGCGGACGGATGCTGACCGAGCTGCGCGAGGTGTTCGGTGCGAAGCGGCGGATGGACCGCCGTGAGCTGATCGTCCAGGGTGGACTCGCCGCGCTGAGCGCCGTCGTCGCCGGGGTGGGCCTGGTCTGGGCGGCGCGGCAGGCGCGTGCCGGGGCCCTCACGATCGGCGACGTCGCCCTGTTCCTCGTCGCCGTGCCGAGCGTCCTGGGCGCGATGCAGCAGCTGATCGTGTCGGTGGCGCACACCCACCAGCAGCTCACCATGTTCCACCACTACGCGGTGGTCGTCGGCGCCGCACCGGACCTGCCGCTGCGGGCGGAGCCGGTCGCGCTCCCCGTGCTGCGGCGCGGCATCGAGCTGCGCGACGTGTGGTTCCGCTACAGCGACGAGCACCCCTGGGTCCTGCGCGGGGTCAGCATGTTCATCCCGCACGGCAGCACGGTCGGGCTGGTCGGGCTCAACGGCGCCGGGAAGAGCACGCTGGTGAAGCTGGTCTGCCGCTTCTACGACCCGGACCGCGGGTCCATCACCTGGGACGGCGTCGACCTGCGCGACGTCGAGATCACCGAGCTGCGGGCGCGCATCGGTGCCGTGTTCCAGGACTACATGAGCTATGACCTGACCGCCGCCGACAACATCGGGCTCGGTGACATCGCCAGCATCGACGACCGGCCCGCCCTGGTCGCGGCGGCGCAGCGCGCGGGCGTCCACCCCGCCGTCGAGGCGCTGCCCCGGGGGTACGACACGATGCTGAGCCGGATGTTCTTCGGCGAGTCCGATCAGGGCGATCCCGAGACCGGGGTCCGGTTCTCCGGCGGGCAGTGGCAGCGACTGGCCCTGGCCCGGGCGTTCCTGCGCGACAAACGCGATCTGATGATCCTGGACGAGCCCAGTGCGGGTCTCGACGCCCAGGCCGAGTACGAGGTGCACCAGCGGCTCCGGGAGCACCGGGCGGGCCGGACGAGCCTGCTCATCTCCCACCGGCTCGGCTCGCTGCGCGACGCCGACCTCATCGTCGTGCTCGCCGACGGCACCGTCGCCGAGCAGGGCGACCATGTGACGCTGATGGCCGGTGGCGGCGCCTACGCGGAGCTGTTCCAGTTGCAGGCGGCCGGTTACCAGCTGTCCGAGCAGGCGGCGGGCCAGGCCGATTAG
- a CDS encoding RNA ligase RtcB family protein: MSQHSATVSVFASPTSWIESDAVDQCHQVAALDGMIHVAAMPDLHPGKGAPIGAAMSSTVLYPLLVGSDIGCGIAVFPITLHRPQPEKLAARFPDLDHTIDPDDPAWTVLDGDIPAGHTEGLGTVGRGNHFVELARIETVFDPDHAARLGLAAGDLVLIVHSGSRGLGEQILRAHTEVHGAGPAADPAAYLAAHDDAVRWGSLNRRLMAARVAHALGAEPTEPIVDQCHNLVEVHDGVYLHRKGAAPGDGRDVLIAGTRGTPSYLVAAHAGPDANHSVAHGAGRKMSRADALRRGRAKHTVEELRRTPVGSVVVCGDRQLLFEEAPTAYKRIERVIDDLVDHRLATPIATTVPLVTYKTPDQGPGPGRDRRDQRRRRGRS, encoded by the coding sequence TTGTCTCAGCACTCCGCCACCGTGTCCGTGTTCGCCTCCCCCACGAGCTGGATCGAGTCCGACGCCGTCGACCAGTGCCACCAGGTGGCCGCCCTCGACGGCATGATCCATGTCGCCGCCATGCCGGACCTGCACCCCGGCAAGGGCGCCCCGATCGGCGCCGCGATGTCCTCGACCGTGCTCTATCCGCTGCTCGTCGGCTCCGACATCGGCTGCGGCATCGCCGTCTTCCCGATCACGCTCCACCGCCCCCAGCCGGAGAAGCTCGCCGCCCGGTTCCCCGACCTCGACCACACGATCGACCCCGACGATCCGGCCTGGACCGTCCTGGACGGCGACATCCCGGCCGGACACACCGAGGGCCTCGGTACGGTCGGGCGGGGCAACCACTTCGTCGAGCTGGCCCGGATCGAGACCGTCTTCGACCCGGACCACGCGGCCCGCCTCGGTCTCGCCGCCGGTGACCTCGTCCTCATCGTCCACAGTGGTTCCCGCGGCCTCGGCGAGCAGATCCTGCGGGCGCACACCGAGGTCCACGGCGCTGGTCCCGCCGCTGATCCGGCCGCCTACCTCGCCGCGCACGACGACGCCGTGCGGTGGGGTTCGCTCAACCGGCGGTTGATGGCGGCTCGGGTCGCCCACGCCCTGGGCGCCGAGCCCACCGAGCCGATCGTCGACCAGTGCCACAACCTGGTCGAGGTCCACGACGGGGTCTACCTGCACCGCAAGGGCGCGGCTCCGGGCGACGGCCGTGACGTGCTCATCGCCGGGACCCGGGGCACACCGTCCTATCTCGTCGCCGCCCACGCGGGGCCGGACGCCAACCACTCGGTGGCACACGGTGCCGGGCGCAAGATGTCCCGCGCCGACGCCCTGCGCCGGGGGCGGGCCAAGCACACGGTGGAGGAGCTGCGGCGTACGCCGGTGGGCTCGGTCGTGGTCTGCGGCGACCGGCAACTGCTCTTCGAGGAGGCGCCGACGGCCTACAAGCGGATCGAGCGCGTGATCGACGACCTCGTCGACCACCGGCTCGCCACGCCGATCGCCACCACCGTGCCGCTCGTCACCTACAAGACGCCCGACCAGGGACCCGGGCCGGGCCGGGACCGCCGGGACCAGCGCCGCCGGCGGGGGCGGTCATGA
- a CDS encoding S26 family signal peptidase, producing the protein MWTIAVAGTLIVVGSVVLVIRRMRGRLTVVTVHGPSMTPALHPGDRVLVRRATLDGVRNGDVVMVARPSPADSAGWTVPGVEKSAVLADEAWASATGSWLIKRVVAVPGDEVPWQEVAALRYVDHPVVPPGRFVVLGDNADLSFDSRSCGYFTDEQLWGVVLKKLEPASR; encoded by the coding sequence ATGTGGACCATCGCCGTAGCGGGAACCCTGATCGTCGTCGGCAGCGTCGTGCTGGTGATCCGGCGGATGCGCGGACGGCTGACCGTGGTGACGGTTCACGGGCCGAGCATGACTCCGGCGCTGCACCCCGGCGACCGTGTGCTCGTACGCCGGGCCACCCTCGACGGCGTACGCAACGGCGACGTCGTCATGGTCGCGCGCCCGTCGCCCGCCGACAGCGCCGGGTGGACGGTGCCCGGTGTGGAGAAATCGGCGGTCCTCGCCGATGAGGCCTGGGCGAGCGCGACCGGATCCTGGCTGATCAAGCGGGTCGTCGCCGTCCCCGGTGACGAGGTGCCGTGGCAAGAGGTGGCGGCGCTGCGATACGTCGACCACCCGGTGGTGCCCCCGGGTCGTTTCGTCGTCCTGGGGGACAACGCCGATCTCAGCTTCGACTCCCGCAGCTGCGGCTACTTCACCGACGAGCAGCTGTGGGGGGTGGTGCTGAAGAAGCTCGAACCCGCGTCGCGGTGA
- the prfH gene encoding peptide chain release factor H — MSLHLFVSAGRGPQECTWALAMLLRRLEADATRQKLATTRVETVAGDRPGTLRSVLIRITGAGAEAFAASWTGTLCWQAPSPYRASTGRKNWYVIAQQCEVDAERTEFREADVEVVPCRTGGPGGQHRDKASTAARATHRPSGDTVVVDTERYFSLNRSLAIDLLRRRLEQADEAAGRDLVTSRWRVHDALVRGNPTRVERP, encoded by the coding sequence ATGAGCCTGCACCTGTTCGTCTCGGCCGGGCGCGGTCCGCAGGAGTGCACCTGGGCGCTGGCGATGCTGCTGCGCCGCCTGGAGGCCGACGCCACCCGGCAGAAGCTGGCGACCACGCGGGTGGAGACCGTCGCCGGGGACCGGCCCGGCACCCTCCGGTCGGTCCTGATCCGGATCACCGGGGCCGGGGCCGAGGCGTTCGCCGCCTCGTGGACGGGCACCCTGTGCTGGCAGGCGCCGAGCCCCTATCGGGCGAGCACCGGCCGTAAGAACTGGTATGTCATCGCCCAGCAATGCGAGGTCGACGCGGAGCGGACGGAGTTCCGCGAGGCGGATGTCGAGGTGGTGCCCTGCCGCACCGGCGGTCCCGGCGGCCAGCATCGGGACAAGGCGAGCACGGCGGCGCGGGCCACCCACCGGCCGTCGGGCGACACCGTCGTGGTCGACACCGAGCGGTATTTCAGCCTCAACCGCAGCCTCGCCATCGACCTGCTGCGGCGGCGGCTGGAGCAGGCCGACGAGGCGGCCGGACGCGACCTCGTCACCTCCCGCTGGCGCGTTCACGACGCGCTCGTCCGGGGCAATCCCACCCGTGTCGAGCGCCCTTGA